One Glycocaulis abyssi DNA window includes the following coding sequences:
- a CDS encoding 50S ribosomal protein L25/general stress protein Ctc, whose product MSDIVVSVEVRERTGTGSAREARRSGLVPGVLYGGPRGAVSISVKRNELVKAIGTGKLIANMVDIEHKGERQPVIARDIQFHPVTDEPVHIDFYRVEENSVITLNVPVHFINDEKAPGIKRGGVLNIVRHDIEVRCKAGNIPSEIVVDLSGYDIGDSIHISSVTLPEGVKPVITSRDFTIATVQGSRAVIEDEVEGEDTETEVEADEDEGDEE is encoded by the coding sequence ATGAGTGATATTGTTGTTTCCGTTGAGGTGCGTGAGCGCACCGGCACTGGTAGCGCCCGCGAAGCGCGCCGCTCCGGCCTGGTTCCCGGTGTCCTTTACGGTGGTCCGCGCGGCGCTGTGTCGATCAGTGTGAAGCGCAACGAGCTGGTGAAAGCCATCGGCACGGGCAAGCTGATCGCCAATATGGTCGATATCGAGCACAAGGGCGAGCGCCAGCCCGTCATCGCGCGCGACATCCAGTTCCACCCGGTCACGGACGAGCCGGTTCATATCGATTTCTACCGTGTGGAAGAAAACTCGGTCATCACGCTGAACGTGCCGGTGCACTTCATCAATGACGAGAAGGCTCCGGGCATCAAGCGCGGCGGCGTTCTGAACATTGTGCGCCACGATATCGAAGTGCGCTGCAAGGCTGGCAACATCCCCAGCGAGATCGTGGTCGATCTTTCCGGCTACGACATTGGCGATTCCATCCACATTTCCAGCGTCACGCTTCCCGAAGGCGTGAAGCCGGTTATCACCAGCCGGGACTTCACCATCGCCACGGTACAGGGCTCGCGCGCTGTCATCGAGGATGAGGTCGAAGGCGAAGATACCGAAACGGAAGTCGAAGCCGACGAGGACGAGGGCGACGAGGAATAG
- the pth gene encoding aminoacyl-tRNA hydrolase, with protein MLIVAGLGNPENKYLKNRHNAGFMVLDGIAAMHGFGPWREKFQAAISEGLVQTIAGPKKTLLMKPLTYYNNSGLAVRAAADFYRVGPEAVTVFHDELDLAPGKFRLKAGGGHGGNNGIRSIAAHIGPDFRRGRIGIGHPGDKNMVTNYVLSDFPKADAVWFETLTDAIARSFPLLAGGEFDAFQTRVTHLAPAPGGQEE; from the coding sequence ATGCTGATCGTTGCCGGTCTGGGCAATCCGGAAAACAAATATCTGAAGAACCGCCATAATGCGGGCTTCATGGTGCTCGATGGAATTGCCGCCATGCATGGCTTTGGCCCGTGGCGGGAGAAGTTCCAGGCCGCGATCAGCGAAGGGCTGGTGCAGACGATTGCCGGGCCGAAAAAGACCCTGCTGATGAAGCCTTTGACTTATTACAATAATTCCGGGCTTGCGGTGCGCGCGGCGGCAGATTTCTACCGGGTCGGCCCGGAGGCCGTGACAGTCTTCCATGACGAGCTGGATCTGGCGCCCGGCAAGTTCCGCCTCAAGGCTGGCGGCGGGCATGGCGGCAATAACGGCATCCGCTCGATTGCCGCCCATATCGGCCCGGATTTCCGGCGCGGGCGCATCGGCATTGGCCATCCCGGTGACAAGAACATGGTCACGAACTACGTGCTCTCCGATTTTCCCAAGGCTGATGCCGTCTGGTTCGAAACTCTGACCGATGCGATAGCGCGCAGCTTCCCCCTGCTCGCGGGCGGTGAGTTTGACGCCTTCCAGACCCGCGTCACGCATCTGGCGCCCGCGCCGGGCGGTCAGGAAGAGTAA